Proteins encoded in a region of the Raphanus sativus cultivar WK10039 chromosome 8, ASM80110v3, whole genome shotgun sequence genome:
- the LOC108830950 gene encoding glucuronoxylan 4-O-methyltransferase 1, with translation MRTRTSQTHELKLLLVCLFAALVLIFIVRSTLTTSQEHQTREETRSKGCAGACNKLPRSLAQALIHYSTSVITPQQTLKEIIVSSRALEKKSPCNFLVFGLGHDSLMWSSLNYGGRTVFLEEDEAWIKQIKRRFPMLESYHVTYDSKVNQAENLIEVGKGPECTAVGDPRYSMCQLALKGLPAEIYETSWDLIMVDAPTGYYDEAPGRMTAIYTAGMMARNRKRAGETDVFVHDVNREVEDKFSKAFLCEGYMKKQEGRLRHFVIPTYRDGSDSESNRPFCP, from the coding sequence ATGAGGACTAGAACAAGTCAAACCCACGAGCTCAAGCTTCTCCTCGTTTGTCTTTTCGCGGCCTTGGTTCTCATCTTCATCGTTAGATCAACTCTTACGACTTCACAGGAACACCAGACTCGAGAAGAGACGAGATCAAAGGGTTGCGCTGGTGCCTGCAATAAGCTACCACGTTCCCTGGCGCAAGCGTTGATCCATTACTCTACTTCAGTGATCACACCGCAACAAACGCTCAAGGAAATAATTGTCAGCAGTAGAGCACTCGAGAAGAAGTCACCCTGCAACTTCTTGGTGTTTGGTCTAGGCCACGACAGCCTCATGTGGAGCTCTCTCAACTATGGTGGCCGAACAGTATTCCTTGAAGAAGATGAGGCCTGGATAAAACAGATCAAGAGACGGTTTCCAATGCTGGAGTCATACCATGTAACATATGATAGTAAAGTCAACCAAGCAGAGAATCTCATAGAAGTTGGGAAAGGACCTGAATGCACAGCCGTTGGAGATCCAAGGTACTCAATGTGTCAGCTAGCACTCAAGGGTCTGCCTGCAGAGATCTATGAGACTAGTTGGGATCTAATCATGGTCGATGCACCCACTGGCTACTACGACGAGGCTCCTGGGAGGATGACAGCAATTTACACGGCGGGGATGATGGCAAGGAACCGGAAGCGGGCAGGAGAGACCGACGTGTTTGTGCACGATGTGAATAGGGAAGTAGAAGACAAGTTCTCTAAAGCCTTCTTGTGTGAAGGGTACATGAAGAAACAAGAAGGAAGACTAAGGCATTTCGTTATCCCTACCTATAGAGATGGTTCAGACTCCGAATCAAATAGACCCTTTTGTCCATAG
- the LOC108830948 gene encoding paired amphipathic helix protein Sin3-like 4, whose product MDQDQERYLLKETKEEVRRIDRKNDYMDDQKGQFLHSKKLTLRDGDSNETSNQGREGDKFCGAIATSSTKDDKGHVQELAFVDRVKAKLNTSDYQEFLRCLNLFPKEIISQPEPQSLIIQKKSVGNLSTTSRRLNR is encoded by the exons ATGGACCAAGACCAGGAGAGATATTTGTTGAAAGAAACTAAAGAAGAGGTTAGACGCATTGACAGAAAGAATGATTACATGGATGACCAGAAAGGGCAGTTCCTCCACAGTAAAAAGCTGACACTAAGGGATGGCGATTCTAACGAAACCTCGAATCAGGGTAGAGAAGGAGACAAGTTTTGTGGAGCCATTGCCACTTCATCTACGAAAGATGATAAAG GACATGTCCAAGAACTTGCTTTTGTTGATCGAGTGAAGGCAAAGCTTAATACCTCTGACTACCAAGAGTTCTTACGATGTCTTAATCTCTTTCCAAAGGAAATAATCAGCCAACCGGAACCGCAGTCTTTG ATAATTCAAAAGAAAAGCGTGGGAAATCTTTCAACTACAAGTCGGAGGTTGAACCGTTGA